The Tamandua tetradactyla isolate mTamTet1 unplaced genomic scaffold, mTamTet1.pri scaffold_230_ctg1, whole genome shotgun sequence genome contains the following window.
GCAACATTATTTCTAAGAACACCATAGAAAAATACAAGTAACTTTTTTTAAACCTGATTTCATTGATAAaattgctcattttcattggttataagggaaatgcagatcaaggctttaagataccacctcacacctataagaatggatgctattaaacaaacagaaaatttaaaatgttggagaggctgtggagaaattgggtcacttatgcactgctggtggataTGTACTATGGTGGAGCCTCTAttgaagactgtttggcagttccttaggaaactaagtatcgaGTTGCCCTGGGACCCAGCAAAGGTACTACttagtatacacccagaagagctgaaagcaatgacacagacatttgcacaccaatattcatagcagcattattcacaattgccaaaagatgaaaacaaaccaacaaaccaaatgcccatcaactaagcagattaacaaaatgtggaatatacatacaatgtaatattatgcaacagtaagaagaaatgacatcCCGAAGTacacgacaagatggatgagccttgaagacagaatgttgagtgaaataagatacaaaaggatagatctTGTATGGTTCCTCTTTCATAACcaaggtaaaggtaaaatcagaggtttataatacagaatataggggacttagagacacacagaaactagagatgggtaaatgattagctaatgaggttgaactccaatgtaagggaacaaatacaaatgaaagCAGTTCTCTTATGGGTCTAtaagtgatattaccatattgaagatgaacaggattgaaaggggttgtacagacctacgtgtcccactaattaacactagaaatatgaattagttcttatAAGAACTTTTTCAAAGGTAGGATTCGTgtgcaaagagtgtttaagcctagggtacaggggaaaactgctattgcatgctattggctatgtttaaaaggaaaacatcagcattaTCACAGCAACAGGAGAGGTAAGTAATGGGGGAggtacaagagttaagaggaggtttagatttcctaattGGTGAGGGCGtgttattgcttttctttctcttgggaacaatgaaattatctaaaagtgagagtgttgatagactgtgaGCTTTGGGCTGTGGACTaaacatgatccctgatgaatgcaggtaactgaaggatgcactgactgagaagtacattgGAGAATGATAGTGTATACTTATAAACAAACGTTGTGCTGCTACAATAAAGGAACGAAGTCGCAAGGCAAGggacaatgtgaatgaatgtgtgggacatttgtgaggcaaaataagccagaaacaaaagaacaacaatggtatggttcctttggaaaatgcttacaagaaaacaggggcctagactgtaagcttttatagcagacacatttagtctggagcggtaattattatttctggatttcaagaggctgttttatatataaaataaggtaagaataaagctgatcaggttggggttaaagtaattcagaacacaggggtaaagaagacaatttctatattctttgagaccaaaggaagaaaggtttgtttggcctggaaatgaaatttactgtagcacataatctaacctatctgtatacctcattcaaacaactgaaacacagggaacccagaataagaaagaggtcctttaatactgaatagcttaatgtaatgcctggatacatcctagagtatataagcagataatcaaaaagtattggcaaaatcccttgagggataggagaaaaaatatcaaactattaaactttatcatcaggaaatcccctgatactctgtcaaactatagggacacccaaatcaataggccatgtccttgatcttgaggcttagtcttgtgaagcttatttaggtaGCGAAGCTTAGTCTACccatagatatgcctaagagttacttctggaggacctcttgtattactcagatgtggccttactctaaacccaattctgcaagtgaaatcactgccttcccccaccATGTGAgacaacatccaggggtgaaaatcatcctggcaatgtgggagatgactcccagggatgaatattgacctggcaccgtgggatcaacaattccatcctgaccaaaagggggaaaagaagtgtaactaataaagtatcagtggcagaaagacttcaaatagagtcaagaggctactctggaggtggctcttacacaagcttcagttagaccttgctagtctatcacaacctgccaaaccacaaccaggatcgttctagccaatcctaaagaacaccttgggcaatatataagattccacaagggttccacgcattagtgtaaccttccagaaacctacaacctccagatggctccctagaccagataagtcctaaaacctagagaacccagcctctccagaacatcagatagttcatctCCCTACCTCCTATTAGTGATAGagccttccaacaagaaaaagttagaatggccacagcccaaacacctctaaagagtgggatagaaagaccaaaggtaaaggtgaagttatacagagaagacaggatttaacaaatgaatatgattgctgaatcattaaattgatatatcttttagtctccagtatctgagaGCAGCTGTAAGTAAAAACCTTattcaattgtggaattgtacaccacatcaaactctgaaatatgttctacaatttattgtgctgtgctttgaagtcttttgcctttttgtatatatgtcatttttcacaaaaaagaaagaaaaaagctaattgtggtgataaaaaatatttaagccttcaaGTTTTCTATATtatggagtagctagaaggaaaaagcttgagaggattttatggtagcccatgacaaactctgggatctctcctgtaactagttgctgaagagtgctttatAAACAATTGCTTTAtaattatttgctttgtatatatgttatactatacagtaaaaaagttaaaaaaaaagagacaaagtgatCTGCTCCAAAGGCCAAAgtaaatttaaatctaaatatttaatatttctagaGAATAAATTACCTGACGTTGCTGTGTTTGTACTCTGGAAAAGTGAACCTCCCAAACCAGCTAAGCCTCCTCCTAAAGAAATGCCCATTGATGCAGCAGTTGTTGTGGCTGTTGATCCACCCAAATTATTTAGAGTTAATCCTGTAGAAGCTGTAAAAGATGAGATAGCAATCCTTCAAATGGCAACATTATTTCTAAGAACACagtagaaaaatacaaataactttttttaaaaacctgagttCCATGATAAAATTGATTCTTTAGAAAAATTactcagtaaaataaaaatcaaagatacTCAAGAATAACAAGAAATAATAGCTTAGAAGAAAAACTAGTAACAGAAATAAGGGCTTCAGTTAATACTAGAATGGAACCAGGTAACTGATTCCAGACAATAATAAAGAGTTTTCAACCCAGGCCACTCATTCCTCAAATCCTAAGCAAGGCAAGATTTGTGTGAACTCTATATCCTTTCCTATCACCAAAATGCTCCTTAAAAACAAAGTAGATGTTAATAGGTTTAGGTTTTACacctctccatctctctcctaCTTTGCTCTGTAAATAGAGACCAACTTCCAAGATGGCCTCTCCTGCTTTAATGCCTAATGTTGATTTTGCTTCTTCCCAAGTCCTTTGCTTAGTGAGCCAAaattgttgaatgactgaaataaaattttttcaaatcaAAGTTACATATAATGTGGATAACTATATATATTCATTaaccaaacaaaattaaaatataaccaTTAAACAACTTTTTCAATTCTGTCTCACCTGGAGTTGATGTCAGAGCAGATGAAAGAGTGATACCACTAGCTGAGGTAGAAGTAATAGGTAGAGCAAATGGTGTGGCAGACACTGCAGGTTTACTGAATCCTAGACTGAAGCCTGTTGTAGATGCAGATGTGGTGGCTGGTGTtcctgttttaaagaaaaaaaatctcattttaccTTAAGAGCATATGTATTATCCCAGTCTCAATGAGAATCCGACATTTTTTAGGTAGAACAAAGTGTACATATGTGAGTTGAGACTAAATCATAGAAAATAGTGAAAAGATGGCCCTGTGGGTTAAGAAAAGCAAAGGAGTGTCCAGCCAACATAATATTGCAAGCCAATTTCAACTCCATCTCTAGATTTATTTAGAACAGTGTTTatccttcttccttccccctgTAGCCTCACAGAAAAATGAGCCCTCTTCTCCAAGACTATTTAAATATTCTCTATActttaaaattctcttccttttcaATGTCCATGTTTCTGTTAACTCCCACTGCTTTTTCTATCCTTCTTTGCATCTCCTTTTCAGTCATCTTTTATAGATCTTCCTCTGTTGACCTCTTAAATGATGCTCCCTAGGATTGCATCCCTGCTCCATTACTTCCTGAATGACCTTACCCACTTTTAGAATTTCAGTTTTAGGTACAAGTCTAAATCCATAGCTACCTGAGTTCCCATTAGGTTATTTCTCCCTTAATGACCCTTTGGGCCCCAACATGTCCACAGCTGAACTCACAGCTCTCCTCATAAAAACATTTCCTAAATTCCCTATCTTGGTAAACCTGATTCCTCAAGCCAGAAAGCATAACCATCCTTGACATCTCTTCC
Protein-coding sequences here:
- the LOC143673237 gene encoding nucleoporin p58/p45-like, whose translation is NPSVGLNFGPLGSTATPATTSAPSGGLGTGIFGSKSATRFTLGGTNTGKMRFFFFKTGTPATTSASTTGFSLGFSKPAVSATPFALPITSTSASGITLSSALTSTPASTGLTLNNLGGSTATTTAASMGISLGGGLAGLGGSLFQSTNTATSASTGLTLNNLGGSTATTTTASTGISLGGALAGLGGSLFQSTNTATSGVQNAF